One stretch of Streptomyces sp. NBC_00443 DNA includes these proteins:
- the nucS gene encoding endonuclease NucS, translating into MRLVIARCSVDYAGRLTAHLPSAPRLILVKADGSVSIHADDRAYKPLNWMSPPCTLKEGDGEQKDVWTVINKAGEKLIITMEEVLHDSSHELGVDPGLIKDGVEAHLQELLADRIETLGEGYSLIRREYMTAIGPVDILCRDAEGQTVAVEIKRRGEIDGVEQLTRYLELLNRDPHLAPVRGIFAAQEIKPQARVLATDRGIGCQVLDYDAMRGIEDDKLRLF; encoded by the coding sequence ATGCGTCTCGTCATTGCCCGATGCTCCGTCGACTACGCGGGCCGGCTCACCGCCCACCTGCCCTCGGCGCCCCGTCTGATCCTGGTCAAGGCGGACGGCAGCGTCTCGATCCACGCGGACGACCGGGCCTACAAGCCCCTGAACTGGATGTCGCCGCCCTGCACCCTGAAGGAGGGTGACGGCGAGCAGAAGGACGTCTGGACGGTCATCAACAAAGCGGGCGAGAAGCTGATCATCACGATGGAGGAAGTCCTCCACGACTCCTCGCACGAACTGGGCGTGGACCCCGGCCTGATCAAGGACGGCGTGGAAGCGCACCTCCAGGAGCTCCTCGCCGACCGCATCGAGACCCTCGGCGAGGGCTACTCGCTCATCCGCCGCGAGTACATGACCGCCATCGGCCCGGTCGACATCCTGTGCCGGGACGCCGAGGGCCAGACGGTCGCGGTGGAGATCAAGCGGCGCGGCGAGATCGACGGCGTGGAGCAACTCACGCGCTATCTGGAGCTGTTGAACCGCGATCCCCATCTCGCGCCGGTCCGCGGCATCTTCGCGGCCCAGGAGATCAAGCCGCAGGCCCGGGTCCTGGCGACGGACCGCGGCATCGGCTGCCAGGTGCTGGACTACGACGCGATGCGGGGCATCGAGGACGACAAGCTGCGGTTGTTCTGA
- a CDS encoding ATP-binding protein, producing MDPNTRGPEEYGHDGDGQSSRQRPPRDPLTPDFGQHSPALARTVQLVSGDFLLTVNPVDGSEIEACPPAERPSRPEKLTPAERAEVDRAAKPPVPPGPTRPAQPLLARQDEREQLVRMLARGRSVRLVGSPGAGRTSLLDLVAEDCADLAPDGVVRLTGYRRPPADLLYELFYSVYGAPLHRPDQDELLGFVREIGAVVVLDDIEFGGAALDELLDATPECAFLIGATPDVPAPSTESGIEEVALGGFERADSVELLERQVGRVLTEDEANWAGDLWFESEGLPLRFVQAGALLRQRDRLRAGADAVDEYGVFEDAPPADAPFDAPVDGPFGTESGGVETPLPSLGEAAGPAPLLASRLSASARATLKFAVALGGEVPHQAHLPALVGDTHADAALGELADCGLVTPVGSRYRLAAGVQAQLEAAGYTEDVREGALAAAQHYAWWAGHPSVTPERVAAEADAVLAALAVLVPGTTPSAEGEESPTVQLARTAAPAFAAGLYWSAWERALRAGAEAARLAGDVTEQAYFHHELGVLALCGGQLDRARAELETSIGLRGALADKRGTVAGRRALALVSDRSGTTPGVAAFGATAGEEVPDARYEESQSPPGGVPAAFLPAGDATTLVTHRASSVSPSSPASHKGRGGVRGFARRNLVAAGAGALLVAVLGTVVTLGATSDNDPDGPATQVGPNPSASQGVGDDSLGADKAEGDDGEGSSDTGTPTSRPTDPGPDGTYGTSDDPTPTDDETDPSDDPSGTQGPGGGPSNSPTKPPSSTSKPPTSPKPPTSEPPTTEPPTSEPPTTEPPTSEPPTSEPPPSSPQTSDSASGPATSSAPASTTASAPETSEAGSPSGSDSVI from the coding sequence ATGGACCCGAACACCCGGGGACCCGAGGAGTACGGCCATGACGGCGACGGCCAGTCGTCCCGCCAGCGCCCGCCCAGGGATCCCCTCACACCCGACTTCGGACAGCACTCGCCCGCACTGGCCCGCACGGTGCAGCTGGTCTCGGGCGACTTCCTGCTCACCGTCAACCCCGTCGACGGCAGCGAGATCGAGGCCTGCCCGCCGGCGGAGCGGCCCTCGCGGCCCGAGAAGCTGACCCCGGCCGAACGCGCCGAAGTCGACCGTGCCGCCAAACCGCCCGTCCCGCCGGGCCCGACCCGTCCCGCCCAGCCGCTGCTGGCCCGCCAGGACGAGCGCGAACAGCTGGTAAGGATGCTGGCCCGCGGCCGCTCCGTACGTCTGGTCGGCTCGCCGGGCGCCGGCCGCACCAGCCTCCTCGACCTCGTCGCCGAGGACTGCGCGGACCTCGCCCCCGACGGAGTGGTCCGCCTCACCGGCTACCGCCGCCCGCCCGCCGATCTGCTGTACGAGCTCTTCTACTCCGTCTACGGCGCACCCCTGCACCGTCCGGATCAGGACGAACTGCTCGGCTTCGTGCGTGAGATCGGCGCGGTCGTCGTCCTGGACGACATCGAGTTCGGCGGCGCCGCGCTCGACGAGCTGCTGGACGCGACCCCGGAGTGCGCGTTCCTGATCGGCGCCACGCCTGACGTTCCCGCGCCGTCCACCGAGTCCGGCATCGAGGAGGTCGCCCTCGGCGGCTTCGAGCGTGCCGACAGCGTGGAGCTGCTGGAGCGCCAGGTCGGCCGGGTCCTCACCGAGGACGAGGCGAACTGGGCGGGCGACCTGTGGTTCGAGTCGGAGGGCCTGCCGCTGCGGTTCGTCCAGGCCGGAGCCCTGCTGCGGCAGCGCGACCGGCTGCGGGCCGGCGCGGACGCCGTCGACGAGTACGGCGTCTTCGAGGACGCGCCGCCGGCCGACGCCCCGTTCGACGCGCCCGTCGACGGGCCGTTCGGCACCGAGAGCGGCGGCGTGGAGACACCCCTGCCGTCGCTCGGCGAGGCGGCAGGGCCCGCTCCGCTGCTCGCCTCGCGGCTCAGCGCCTCGGCCCGCGCCACCCTGAAGTTCGCTGTCGCGCTCGGCGGCGAGGTGCCGCACCAGGCGCATCTGCCGGCCCTGGTCGGCGACACCCACGCGGACGCCGCCCTCGGCGAGCTGGCCGACTGCGGGCTGGTCACTCCGGTCGGCTCCCGCTACCGCCTCGCCGCCGGCGTGCAGGCCCAGCTGGAGGCCGCCGGATACACCGAGGACGTCCGGGAAGGCGCCCTCGCCGCCGCGCAGCACTACGCCTGGTGGGCCGGGCACCCCTCGGTCACACCGGAGCGGGTCGCCGCCGAGGCGGACGCCGTGCTCGCCGCCCTCGCCGTGCTCGTGCCGGGCACCACACCGTCCGCCGAGGGCGAGGAGAGCCCGACCGTGCAACTGGCCCGCACGGCGGCGCCCGCGTTCGCGGCAGGGCTGTACTGGAGTGCCTGGGAGCGGGCCCTGCGGGCCGGCGCCGAGGCCGCGCGCCTGGCCGGTGACGTGACCGAACAGGCCTACTTCCACCACGAGCTGGGCGTCCTCGCGCTCTGCGGCGGCCAGCTGGACCGGGCCCGCGCCGAGCTGGAGACCTCCATCGGCCTGCGCGGCGCCCTCGCCGACAAGCGCGGCACGGTCGCCGGTCGTCGCGCCCTCGCCCTGGTCTCGGACCGCTCCGGTACGACACCGGGAGTGGCCGCGTTCGGCGCGACGGCGGGGGAGGAGGTGCCGGACGCGCGGTACGAGGAGTCGCAGTCGCCGCCCGGCGGCGTGCCGGCCGCTTTCCTGCCCGCCGGTGACGCCACGACGCTGGTCACGCATCGGGCCTCGTCGGTGTCCCCGTCGTCCCCGGCCTCGCACAAGGGCCGCGGCGGCGTCCGGGGATTCGCGCGTCGCAACCTCGTCGCGGCCGGCGCGGGCGCGCTGCTGGTGGCCGTGCTCGGCACGGTGGTGACGCTCGGCGCCACGTCCGACAACGACCCCGACGGCCCGGCCACCCAGGTCGGCCCCAACCCCTCCGCCAGCCAGGGCGTCGGCGACGACAGCCTCGGCGCCGACAAGGCGGAGGGCGACGACGGGGAGGGCTCCAGCGACACGGGCACGCCCACCAGCCGCCCGACCGACCCGGGCCCCGACGGGACGTACGGCACCTCGGACGACCCGACCCCGACCGACGACGAGACGGATCCGTCGGACGACCCGAGCGGGACGCAGGGGCCGGGCGGCGGTCCGTCGAACTCGCCGACCAAGCCGCCGTCGTCGACGTCGAAGCCGCCGACCTCGCCCAAGCCTCCGACGTCGGAACCGCCGACGACCGAGCCCCCTACGTCGGAACCGCCGACGACCGAGCCCCCTACGTCGGAACCGCCGACCAGCGAACCGCCGCCCTCCTCACCCCAGACGTCGGACTCCGCCAGCGGCCCGGCAACCTCCAGTGCCCCCGCGAGCACCACAGCGAGCGCCCCGGAGACGAGTGAGGCGGGTTCGCCCAGCGGCTCGGACTCCGTGATCTAA
- a CDS encoding 3-hydroxyacyl-CoA dehydrogenase family protein: MARKLAVIGAGLMGSGIAQVSAQAGWDVVLRDVTDEALKRGTDGIKASYDKFVSKGKLEAHDADAALARITATTDLDAAADADVVVEAVFEKLEVKHEIFRALDKIVREDAVLASNTSAIPITKIAAATERPERVVGVHFFSPVPMMQLCELVRGYKTSDETLATAREFAESVGKTCIVVNRDVAGFVTTRLISALVVEAAKLYESGVATAEDIDLACKLGFGHAMGPLATADLTGVDILLHATSNIYTESQDEKFAPPELMRRMVDAGDIGRKSGQGFYSY; encoded by the coding sequence GTGGCACGGAAGCTTGCCGTCATCGGCGCCGGCTTGATGGGTTCCGGGATCGCTCAGGTCTCCGCTCAGGCGGGCTGGGACGTGGTCCTGCGTGACGTCACCGACGAGGCGTTGAAGCGCGGCACGGACGGCATCAAGGCGTCGTACGACAAGTTCGTCAGCAAGGGCAAGCTGGAGGCGCACGACGCCGACGCCGCCCTGGCCCGTATCACCGCGACCACCGACCTGGACGCCGCCGCAGACGCGGACGTTGTCGTCGAGGCCGTCTTCGAGAAGCTCGAAGTCAAGCACGAGATCTTCCGCGCCCTCGACAAGATCGTGCGCGAGGACGCCGTGCTCGCCTCCAACACCTCCGCCATTCCGATCACCAAGATCGCGGCCGCCACCGAGCGCCCCGAGCGGGTCGTGGGTGTGCACTTCTTCTCGCCGGTCCCGATGATGCAGCTGTGCGAGCTGGTCCGCGGTTACAAGACGAGCGACGAAACCCTCGCCACCGCGCGCGAGTTCGCCGAGTCCGTCGGCAAGACCTGCATCGTCGTCAACCGCGATGTCGCCGGGTTCGTGACGACCCGCCTCATCTCGGCGCTCGTCGTCGAGGCCGCCAAGCTCTACGAGTCGGGCGTCGCCACCGCCGAGGACATCGACCTCGCCTGCAAGCTGGGCTTCGGTCACGCCATGGGCCCCCTCGCCACGGCCGACCTCACCGGCGTCGACATCCTGCTGCACGCCACCAGCAACATCTACACCGAGTCCCAGGACGAGAAGTTCGCCCCGCCGGAGCTGATGCGCCGGATGGTGGACGCGGGTGACATCGGACGCAAGAGCGGGCAAGGCTTCTACAGCTACTGA
- a CDS encoding STAS domain-containing protein, giving the protein MHIRGDHAELVVGGVLDVRSAADARTVLHSAVDDGVGDLVLDLSELDSWDATGLGVIMGAHRRAGRCGRRLVLRGVPPQMQRLLVATRLHRILAIEGGIGVESLPRV; this is encoded by the coding sequence ATGCACATCAGGGGCGACCACGCCGAACTGGTCGTCGGGGGCGTCCTCGACGTCCGCAGCGCGGCGGACGCCCGTACGGTCCTGCACTCGGCCGTCGACGACGGAGTCGGCGATCTGGTGCTCGACCTGTCCGAGCTGGACTCCTGGGACGCCACCGGACTCGGGGTGATCATGGGGGCCCACCGGCGGGCCGGCCGCTGCGGCCGGCGCCTGGTGCTGCGCGGCGTACCGCCGCAGATGCAGCGCCTGCTGGTGGCCACCCGGCTGCACCGGATCCTGGCGATCGAGGGCGGCATCGGGGTGGAGTCCCTGCCTCGGGTGTGA
- a CDS encoding DUF5708 family protein, translated as MSQASRNLLEGAATFLVGLPLWLFTEDVEVPVVTLTKVGLVMMCVGGALVALGLFQRARESA; from the coding sequence GTGAGCCAGGCGTCGAGAAACCTGCTGGAGGGCGCCGCCACCTTCTTGGTCGGCCTGCCGCTGTGGCTGTTCACCGAGGACGTGGAGGTCCCGGTGGTCACCTTGACGAAGGTCGGCCTGGTGATGATGTGCGTCGGCGGCGCCCTGGTCGCACTGGGCCTGTTCCAACGGGCGCGAGAGAGCGCCTAG
- a CDS encoding ABC transporter permease has protein sequence MLLHDTALIYGRHLRQSLRSRFALLFGVLMPLLYLLFFGPLLTDLPLGGEGSSWQVLVPGLLLQLGLFGASFAGFSIIIEKSQGVVERMRVTPVSRLALLLGRVLRDATVFVFQAVLLVLAALVMGLRAPLPGVLIGFAFVGLLTVSLASLSYALAMKVRTPQEFGPAINAMTMPMMLLSGLMLPMTLGPTWLDVLSHFVPFRYLVDAVRAAYVGSYATAPMLYGVLVAVAFAGVAVTVGTRVFRTAGA, from the coding sequence ATGCTGCTGCACGACACGGCCCTCATCTACGGCCGCCATCTCCGTCAGTCCCTGCGCTCCCGCTTCGCCCTGCTCTTCGGCGTGCTGATGCCGCTGCTGTACCTGCTGTTCTTCGGCCCGCTGCTCACGGATCTGCCGCTGGGCGGGGAGGGCAGTTCGTGGCAGGTCCTCGTCCCGGGTCTGCTGCTCCAACTCGGCCTGTTCGGCGCGTCGTTCGCCGGGTTCTCGATCATCATCGAGAAGAGCCAGGGGGTGGTGGAGCGGATGCGGGTGACGCCCGTCAGCCGGCTCGCCCTGCTGCTGGGGCGGGTGCTGCGCGATGCCACGGTGTTCGTCTTCCAGGCGGTGCTGCTGGTGCTCGCGGCGCTGGTGATGGGCCTGCGGGCGCCCCTGCCCGGCGTGCTGATCGGCTTCGCGTTCGTCGGGCTGCTGACGGTGTCGCTCGCCTCGCTGTCGTACGCGCTCGCCATGAAGGTCCGCACTCCGCAGGAGTTCGGCCCGGCGATCAACGCCATGACGATGCCGATGATGCTGCTGTCGGGCCTGATGCTCCCGATGACGCTGGGGCCGACGTGGCTGGACGTGCTGTCGCACTTCGTGCCGTTCCGCTATCTGGTGGACGCCGTGCGCGCCGCGTACGTCGGCTCGTACGCGACAGCGCCCATGCTGTACGGCGTCCTGGTCGCCGTCGCCTTCGCCGGAGTGGCCGTGACGGTCGGCACACGCGTGTTCCGAACCGCCGGAGCGTAA
- a CDS encoding cob(I)yrinic acid a,c-diamide adenosyltransferase, which yields MVNLTRIYTRTGDQGTTALGDMSRVAKTDLRISAYADANEANAVLGTAIALGGLDEEVVKVLTRVQNDLFDVGADLSTPVVENPEFPPLRVEQFYIDKLEADCDRFNEQLEKLRSFILPGGTPGAALLHQACTVVRRAERSTWAALEAHGEVMNPLTATYLNRLSDLLFILARTANKEVGDVLWVPGGDR from the coding sequence ATGGTCAATCTGACGCGCATCTACACCAGGACCGGCGACCAGGGCACCACCGCCCTCGGCGACATGAGCCGGGTCGCCAAGACCGATCTGCGGATCTCGGCGTACGCCGACGCCAACGAGGCCAATGCGGTGCTCGGCACCGCCATCGCGCTGGGCGGGCTCGACGAGGAGGTCGTCAAGGTCCTCACCCGTGTGCAGAACGACCTGTTCGACGTGGGTGCGGACCTGTCGACGCCGGTGGTGGAGAACCCGGAGTTCCCGCCCCTGCGGGTCGAGCAGTTCTACATCGACAAGCTGGAAGCCGACTGCGACCGCTTCAACGAGCAGTTGGAGAAGCTGCGGTCCTTCATCCTGCCGGGCGGCACACCGGGCGCGGCCCTGCTGCACCAGGCCTGCACGGTCGTACGCCGGGCCGAGCGCTCGACGTGGGCGGCGCTGGAGGCGCACGGCGAGGTGATGAACCCGCTGACGGCGACCTATCTGAACCGCCTGTCCGACCTCCTGTTCATCCTCGCCAGGACGGCGAACAAGGAGGTCGGGGACGTGCTGTGGGTGCCGGGCGGGGACCGCTAG
- a CDS encoding TetR/AcrR family transcriptional regulator — protein sequence MAEGLRERKKRETRQRISDIATGLFLEHGFVTVTIAEVAEAADVSVNTVYNYFPAKEDLFFDRSAGVVEQLSRWVRGREDGESAVRAVLRELRADVEAVSPRVGLIEGYDRFMRCIQEAPPLRSRLWSMQQEIHDHLASTLREETGADAADPMPGLIAGQIAWIHQAVFVRIGQEMTAGRNPGKVSREMLVLLDDIEELLSEKVLNYAVRGA from the coding sequence ATGGCTGAGGGGCTCAGGGAGCGGAAGAAGCGCGAGACGAGACAGCGGATCTCGGACATCGCCACCGGGCTGTTCCTGGAGCACGGCTTCGTGACCGTGACCATCGCGGAGGTGGCGGAGGCCGCCGACGTCTCCGTGAACACCGTCTATAACTACTTCCCGGCGAAGGAGGACCTCTTCTTCGACCGCTCCGCCGGAGTCGTCGAGCAGCTCTCACGCTGGGTGCGCGGCCGGGAGGACGGGGAGTCGGCCGTCCGGGCCGTGCTGCGCGAACTGCGCGCCGACGTCGAGGCGGTCTCGCCCCGGGTGGGCCTCATCGAGGGCTACGACCGCTTCATGCGCTGCATCCAGGAGGCGCCGCCGCTGCGCTCCCGGCTGTGGAGCATGCAGCAGGAGATCCACGACCACCTGGCCTCGACCCTGCGCGAGGAGACCGGCGCGGACGCCGCCGACCCGATGCCGGGGCTGATCGCCGGTCAGATCGCCTGGATCCACCAGGCGGTGTTCGTCCGCATCGGGCAGGAGATGACCGCCGGGCGCAATCCGGGCAAAGTGTCACGAGAGATGCTGGTCCTTCTCGACGACATCGAGGAGCTGTTGAGCGAGAAGGTGCTCAACTACGCCGTCCGTGGCGCGTAA